The following proteins come from a genomic window of Populus nigra chromosome 6, ddPopNigr1.1, whole genome shotgun sequence:
- the LOC133696083 gene encoding CASP-like protein 5B2: MKEMFGGPGKVSGLGLRVGQFVFAAASIVVMVSARGFFNATAFCYLIASMGLQLLWSFGLACLDLHALRSKKNLQNPVLVSLFVVGDWVTSILSLAAACAAAGVTVLFARDLHYCIAPYNFPCSRFQISIALAFISWFLLAISSHVMFWLLAAV; the protein is encoded by the exons ATGAAGGAGATGTTTGGGGGTCCAGGGAAAGTGAGTGGCTTGGGATTGAGAGTAGGACAGTTTGTATTTGCAGCTGCTTCAATCGTAGTCATGGTCTCTGCTCGTGGCTTCTTTAACGCTACTGCTTTCTG CTATTTGATTGCATCAATGGGGCTTCAGCTCCTTTGGAGTTTTGGACTTGCGTGCCTTGATCTGCACGCTTTGAGATCTAAGAAAAACTTGCAGAATCCTGTCTTAGTGAGCTTATTTGTTGTTGGTGATTGG GTGACATCTATTCTATCACTTGCTGCTGCATGTGCAGCAGCTGGAGTCACCGTGCTGTTTGCAAGAGACTTGCATTACTGCATAGCACCATACAATTTCCCATGCAGCAGGTTCCAAATCTCCATTGCTTTGGCATTTATCTCGTGGTTTCTCCTTGCCATATCTTCTCATGTTATGTTTTGGCTGTTGGCCGCAGTATGA